In Gouania willdenowi chromosome 24, fGouWil2.1, whole genome shotgun sequence, a single window of DNA contains:
- the reps1 gene encoding ralBP1-associated Eps domain-containing protein 1 isoform X2, translated as MESLTLSDVEQKYYSDLFVYCDTDNTKKVASNGRVLDLFRAAQLPSEVVLQITELCGATRLGHFGRSQFYIALRLIAVAQAGLPLRVESLNSVKDLPLPRFVVGKNEAEAKHAALYQDTDSQGLYPAPGAALIPRPPGRGHQNKKGPPSSASLPVHEVVQPQAPSIEPQPEPTSPVVSPHQSPPTSPASWRKHKRQHSGGNAERQPVAASAGAVWTHFREPQSVPVTGDGMWSSHSPPPPSQESWVSFTADTPPSSTLPAMHPSSVQESTTIRTLASAATTNEIQRQSSAYDDPWKITDEQRQYYINQFKTIQPDLTGFIPGSAAKEFFTKSKLPILELSHIWELSDFDKDGALTLDEFCAAFHLVVARKNGYDLPEKLPESLMPKLIDLDDSAEVPEPAADVGFSSSPVEVTTNKSPSMPSLNQAWPEMNQSNEQWETFSERSSSSQTLTQFDSNIAPADPDTAIVHPVPIRMTPSKIHMQEMELKRTGSEHNHPTSPLLAKPPELPEETAIKFVAANTVGEGYSSSDSFTSDQEPITRQRSQSGTSPEALKVVAPPPPPPRPHPSHSRSSSLDMNRTFAATSASGQPQASAIAYPPAVPPRPLPTQTSVPLSGHRVEAEGVAGSGAGLTTTSPQQIPQQPNFADFSQFKAFAASEQPVSLQEGDKHSEGGQGEKSLEVAAPLRSVKSDGPADERPAASVSSCKVSSGPLAPPPKPIRRRLKSEDELRPEDEQHGPQKSNVTAAVLAAQPSIPRSVGKDKKAIQASIRRNKETNTVLARLNSELQQQLKDLLEERISLEVQLEQLRPFSHL; from the exons ATGGAAAGCCTGACGCTGAGCGATGTCGAGCAGAAGTACTACTCGGATTTGTTCGTCTACTGTGATACGGACAACACCAAGAAAGTGGCGTCTAACGGGAGGGTCCTGGACCTGTTCCGGGCCGCCCAGCTTCCTAGTGAAGTGGTTCTGCAG ATCACAGAGTTATGTGGAGCCACCCGGTTGGGTCACTTTGGGCGGAGCCAATTCTACATCGCTTTGAGGCTGATCGCCGTCGCCCAGGCAGGGCTGCCTCTGAGGGTGGAAAGCCTCAACTCAG TCAAAGACCTGCCACTGCCCAGATTTGTGGTAGGAAAGAACGAGGCAGAAGCCAAGCATGCCGCCCTGTACCAGGACACGGACAGCCAGGGCTTGTACCCAGCTCCTGGTGCAGCGTTAATACCCAGACCACCAGGCAGGGGTCACCAAAACAAGAAAGGTCCCCCATCGTCTGCGTCGCTGCCTGTTCACGAGGTCGTCCAGCCTCAAGCTCCCAGCATTGAACCACAG CCTGAACCTACATCGCCAGTGGTCTCCCCACATCAGTCCCCCCCGACCTCACCTGCCTCATGGAGGAAACACAAGCGGCAGCACAGCGGAGGGAATGCAGAACGACAACCAGTCGCGGCCTCAGCTGGAGCTGTGTGGACGCACTTCAGAGAACCCCAATCAG TACCTGTGACTGGTGATGGCATGTGGTCATCACActcccctcctcctcccagtcAGGAGAGTTGGGTCAGCTTTACGGCAGACACGCCGCCTTCCAGTACGCTCCCTGCAATGCACCCGTCCTCAGTCCAG GAAAGCACAACAATACGAACTCTGGCCTCTGCTGCAACAACCAATGAGATCCAGCGACAGTCGAGTGCGTACGACGACCCGTGGAAGATCACAGACGAGCAGAGGCAGTATTACATCAACCAGTTTAAAACCATTCAGCCGGACCTCACTGGTTTCATTCCtg GCTCTGCGGCGAAAGAGTTCTTTACCAAATCAAAGCTTCCCATTTTAGAATTGTCACATATTTG GGAGCTCTCAGACTTTGACAAAGACGGAGCGCTGACCCTGGATGAGTTCTGCGCTGCTTTTCACCTGGTGGTGGCCCGAAAGAATGGCTACGACCTCCCCGAGAAGCTGCCTGAGAGCCTCATGCCAAAGCTGATAGACCTGGATGATTCAGCAG AAGTCCCTGAGCCGGCGGCTGATGTTGGATTCTCCTCGTCGCCGGTGGAGGTCACGACCAACAAGTCGCCCTCCATGCCTTCACTGAACCAGGCCTGGCCTGAAATGAACCAGAGCAacgag CAGTGGGAGACGTTTAGTGAGCGCTCCTCCAGCTCACAAACTCTGACCCAATTTGACTCTAACATTGCACCAGCTGACCCT GACACAGCCATTGTCCATCCAGTTCCCATCCGAATGACGCCCAGTAAGATCCACATGCAGGAGATGGAGCTGAAGAGGACGGGCAGCG AGCACAATCACCCCACCAGTCCTCTGCTGGCAAAACCTCCAGAACTGCCCGAAGAAACCGCCATCAAGTTTGTTGCCGCAAACACAGTGG GTGAAGGCTACAGCAGTTCAGATTCCTTCACATCAGACCAGGAGCCAATCACTCGTCAAAG GTCTCAGTCAGGTACATCTCCTGAGGCTCTGAAGGTTGTGGCCCCACCCCCTCCTCCACCTCGTCCACACCCCTCGCACTCTCGTTCCTCGTCTTTAGACATGAATCGCACCTTTGCCGCCACATCAGCCTCTGGACAACCACAAGCGTCCGCTATTGCCTATCCCCCTGCTGTGCCTCCTCGACCACTACCCACACAG ACATCCGTACCGCTCAGCGGACATCGAGTGGAGGCGGAGGGCGTAGCAGGAAGTGGGGCAGGGCTTACCACCACCTCCCCACAGCAGATCCCTCAGCAGCCCAACTTTGCAGACTTCAGTCAGTTTAAGGCCTTTGCAGCGTCGGAGCAGCCGGTCAGTCTGCAGGAGGGGGACAAACACAGCGAGGGGGGACAG GGTGAGAAGTCATTAGAGGTCGCTGCTCCTCTAAGATCAGTGAAGAGTGATGGCCCAGCAGATGAGCGACCTGCAGCCTCAGTCAGCTCC TGCAAAGTCTCATCTGGCCCTCTGGCTCCACCGCCTAAACCTATTCGTCGGAGGTTGAAGTCTGAAGACGAGCTCCGCCCTGAGGACGAGCAGCACGGCCCGCAGAAGTCAAATGTCACCGCCGCCGTTCTCGCTGCTCAGCCCTCAATCCCCAG GTCAGTCGGAAAAGACAAGAAAGCGATTCAAGCTTCGATTAGAAGGAATAAGGAGACGAATACAGTCTTGGCGCGACTTAACAGTGAATTACAGCAACAGCTGAAG GACCTGCTGGAGGAGAGGATATCTCTGGAGGTGCAGCTGGAGCAGCTCAGACCTTTTTCCCACCTTTAA
- the reps1 gene encoding ralBP1-associated Eps domain-containing protein 1 isoform X1, translating into MESLTLSDVEQKYYSDLFVYCDTDNTKKVASNGRVLDLFRAAQLPSEVVLQITELCGATRLGHFGRSQFYIALRLIAVAQAGLPLRVESLNSVKDLPLPRFVVGKNEAEAKHAALYQDTDSQGLYPAPGAALIPRPPGRGHQNKKGPPSSASLPVHEVVQPQAPSIEPQPEPTSPVVSPHQSPPTSPASWRKHKRQHSGGNAERQPVAASAGAVWTHFREPQSVPVTGDGMWSSHSPPPPSQESWVSFTADTPPSSTLPAMHPSSVQESTTIRTLASAATTNEIQRQSSAYDDPWKITDEQRQYYINQFKTIQPDLTGFIPGSAAKEFFTKSKLPILELSHIWELSDFDKDGALTLDEFCAAFHLVVARKNGYDLPEKLPESLMPKLIDLDDSAEVPEPAADVGFSSSPVEVTTNKSPSMPSLNQAWPEMNQSNEQWETFSERSSSSQTLTQFDSNIAPADPDTAIVHPVPIRMTPSKIHMQEMELKRTGSEHNHPTSPLLAKPPELPEETAIKFVAANTVGEGYSSSDSFTSDQEPITRQRSQSGTSPEALKVVAPPPPPPRPHPSHSRSSSLDMNRTFAATSASGQPQASAIAYPPAVPPRPLPTQTSVPLSGHRVEAEGVAGSGAGLTTTSPQQIPQQPNFADFSQFKAFAASEQPVSLQEGDKHSEGGQLVVVDLCAQGEKSLEVAAPLRSVKSDGPADERPAASVSSCKVSSGPLAPPPKPIRRRLKSEDELRPEDEQHGPQKSNVTAAVLAAQPSIPRSVGKDKKAIQASIRRNKETNTVLARLNSELQQQLKDLLEERISLEVQLEQLRPFSHL; encoded by the exons ATGGAAAGCCTGACGCTGAGCGATGTCGAGCAGAAGTACTACTCGGATTTGTTCGTCTACTGTGATACGGACAACACCAAGAAAGTGGCGTCTAACGGGAGGGTCCTGGACCTGTTCCGGGCCGCCCAGCTTCCTAGTGAAGTGGTTCTGCAG ATCACAGAGTTATGTGGAGCCACCCGGTTGGGTCACTTTGGGCGGAGCCAATTCTACATCGCTTTGAGGCTGATCGCCGTCGCCCAGGCAGGGCTGCCTCTGAGGGTGGAAAGCCTCAACTCAG TCAAAGACCTGCCACTGCCCAGATTTGTGGTAGGAAAGAACGAGGCAGAAGCCAAGCATGCCGCCCTGTACCAGGACACGGACAGCCAGGGCTTGTACCCAGCTCCTGGTGCAGCGTTAATACCCAGACCACCAGGCAGGGGTCACCAAAACAAGAAAGGTCCCCCATCGTCTGCGTCGCTGCCTGTTCACGAGGTCGTCCAGCCTCAAGCTCCCAGCATTGAACCACAG CCTGAACCTACATCGCCAGTGGTCTCCCCACATCAGTCCCCCCCGACCTCACCTGCCTCATGGAGGAAACACAAGCGGCAGCACAGCGGAGGGAATGCAGAACGACAACCAGTCGCGGCCTCAGCTGGAGCTGTGTGGACGCACTTCAGAGAACCCCAATCAG TACCTGTGACTGGTGATGGCATGTGGTCATCACActcccctcctcctcccagtcAGGAGAGTTGGGTCAGCTTTACGGCAGACACGCCGCCTTCCAGTACGCTCCCTGCAATGCACCCGTCCTCAGTCCAG GAAAGCACAACAATACGAACTCTGGCCTCTGCTGCAACAACCAATGAGATCCAGCGACAGTCGAGTGCGTACGACGACCCGTGGAAGATCACAGACGAGCAGAGGCAGTATTACATCAACCAGTTTAAAACCATTCAGCCGGACCTCACTGGTTTCATTCCtg GCTCTGCGGCGAAAGAGTTCTTTACCAAATCAAAGCTTCCCATTTTAGAATTGTCACATATTTG GGAGCTCTCAGACTTTGACAAAGACGGAGCGCTGACCCTGGATGAGTTCTGCGCTGCTTTTCACCTGGTGGTGGCCCGAAAGAATGGCTACGACCTCCCCGAGAAGCTGCCTGAGAGCCTCATGCCAAAGCTGATAGACCTGGATGATTCAGCAG AAGTCCCTGAGCCGGCGGCTGATGTTGGATTCTCCTCGTCGCCGGTGGAGGTCACGACCAACAAGTCGCCCTCCATGCCTTCACTGAACCAGGCCTGGCCTGAAATGAACCAGAGCAacgag CAGTGGGAGACGTTTAGTGAGCGCTCCTCCAGCTCACAAACTCTGACCCAATTTGACTCTAACATTGCACCAGCTGACCCT GACACAGCCATTGTCCATCCAGTTCCCATCCGAATGACGCCCAGTAAGATCCACATGCAGGAGATGGAGCTGAAGAGGACGGGCAGCG AGCACAATCACCCCACCAGTCCTCTGCTGGCAAAACCTCCAGAACTGCCCGAAGAAACCGCCATCAAGTTTGTTGCCGCAAACACAGTGG GTGAAGGCTACAGCAGTTCAGATTCCTTCACATCAGACCAGGAGCCAATCACTCGTCAAAG GTCTCAGTCAGGTACATCTCCTGAGGCTCTGAAGGTTGTGGCCCCACCCCCTCCTCCACCTCGTCCACACCCCTCGCACTCTCGTTCCTCGTCTTTAGACATGAATCGCACCTTTGCCGCCACATCAGCCTCTGGACAACCACAAGCGTCCGCTATTGCCTATCCCCCTGCTGTGCCTCCTCGACCACTACCCACACAG ACATCCGTACCGCTCAGCGGACATCGAGTGGAGGCGGAGGGCGTAGCAGGAAGTGGGGCAGGGCTTACCACCACCTCCCCACAGCAGATCCCTCAGCAGCCCAACTTTGCAGACTTCAGTCAGTTTAAGGCCTTTGCAGCGTCGGAGCAGCCGGTCAGTCTGCAGGAGGGGGACAAACACAGCGAGGGGGGACAG CTTGTGGTGGTTGATTTGTGTGCGCAGGGTGAGAAGTCATTAGAGGTCGCTGCTCCTCTAAGATCAGTGAAGAGTGATGGCCCAGCAGATGAGCGACCTGCAGCCTCAGTCAGCTCC TGCAAAGTCTCATCTGGCCCTCTGGCTCCACCGCCTAAACCTATTCGTCGGAGGTTGAAGTCTGAAGACGAGCTCCGCCCTGAGGACGAGCAGCACGGCCCGCAGAAGTCAAATGTCACCGCCGCCGTTCTCGCTGCTCAGCCCTCAATCCCCAG GTCAGTCGGAAAAGACAAGAAAGCGATTCAAGCTTCGATTAGAAGGAATAAGGAGACGAATACAGTCTTGGCGCGACTTAACAGTGAATTACAGCAACAGCTGAAG GACCTGCTGGAGGAGAGGATATCTCTGGAGGTGCAGCTGGAGCAGCTCAGACCTTTTTCCCACCTTTAA
- the reps1 gene encoding ralBP1-associated Eps domain-containing protein 1 isoform X3: MESLTLSDVEQKYYSDLFVYCDTDNTKKVASNGRVLDLFRAAQLPSEVVLQITELCGATRLGHFGRSQFYIALRLIAVAQAGLPLRVESLNSVKDLPLPRFVVGKNEAEAKHAALYQDTDSQGLYPAPGAALIPRPPGRGHQNKKGPPSSASLPVHEVVQPQAPSIEPQPEPTSPVVSPHQSPPTSPASWRKHKRQHSGGNAERQPVAASAGAVWTHFREPQSVPVTGDGMWSSHSPPPPSQESWVSFTADTPPSSTLPAMHPSSVQESTTIRTLASAATTNEIQRQSSAYDDPWKITDEQRQYYINQFKTIQPDLTGFIPGSAAKEFFTKSKLPILELSHIWELSDFDKDGALTLDEFCAAFHLVVARKNGYDLPEKLPESLMPKLIDLDDSAEVPEPAADVGFSSSPVEVTTNKSPSMPSLNQAWPEMNQSNEDTAIVHPVPIRMTPSKIHMQEMELKRTGSEHNHPTSPLLAKPPELPEETAIKFVAANTVGEGYSSSDSFTSDQEPITRQRSQSGTSPEALKVVAPPPPPPRPHPSHSRSSSLDMNRTFAATSASGQPQASAIAYPPAVPPRPLPTQTSVPLSGHRVEAEGVAGSGAGLTTTSPQQIPQQPNFADFSQFKAFAASEQPVSLQEGDKHSEGGQLVVVDLCAQGEKSLEVAAPLRSVKSDGPADERPAASVSSCKVSSGPLAPPPKPIRRRLKSEDELRPEDEQHGPQKSNVTAAVLAAQPSIPRSVGKDKKAIQASIRRNKETNTVLARLNSELQQQLKDLLEERISLEVQLEQLRPFSHL; the protein is encoded by the exons ATGGAAAGCCTGACGCTGAGCGATGTCGAGCAGAAGTACTACTCGGATTTGTTCGTCTACTGTGATACGGACAACACCAAGAAAGTGGCGTCTAACGGGAGGGTCCTGGACCTGTTCCGGGCCGCCCAGCTTCCTAGTGAAGTGGTTCTGCAG ATCACAGAGTTATGTGGAGCCACCCGGTTGGGTCACTTTGGGCGGAGCCAATTCTACATCGCTTTGAGGCTGATCGCCGTCGCCCAGGCAGGGCTGCCTCTGAGGGTGGAAAGCCTCAACTCAG TCAAAGACCTGCCACTGCCCAGATTTGTGGTAGGAAAGAACGAGGCAGAAGCCAAGCATGCCGCCCTGTACCAGGACACGGACAGCCAGGGCTTGTACCCAGCTCCTGGTGCAGCGTTAATACCCAGACCACCAGGCAGGGGTCACCAAAACAAGAAAGGTCCCCCATCGTCTGCGTCGCTGCCTGTTCACGAGGTCGTCCAGCCTCAAGCTCCCAGCATTGAACCACAG CCTGAACCTACATCGCCAGTGGTCTCCCCACATCAGTCCCCCCCGACCTCACCTGCCTCATGGAGGAAACACAAGCGGCAGCACAGCGGAGGGAATGCAGAACGACAACCAGTCGCGGCCTCAGCTGGAGCTGTGTGGACGCACTTCAGAGAACCCCAATCAG TACCTGTGACTGGTGATGGCATGTGGTCATCACActcccctcctcctcccagtcAGGAGAGTTGGGTCAGCTTTACGGCAGACACGCCGCCTTCCAGTACGCTCCCTGCAATGCACCCGTCCTCAGTCCAG GAAAGCACAACAATACGAACTCTGGCCTCTGCTGCAACAACCAATGAGATCCAGCGACAGTCGAGTGCGTACGACGACCCGTGGAAGATCACAGACGAGCAGAGGCAGTATTACATCAACCAGTTTAAAACCATTCAGCCGGACCTCACTGGTTTCATTCCtg GCTCTGCGGCGAAAGAGTTCTTTACCAAATCAAAGCTTCCCATTTTAGAATTGTCACATATTTG GGAGCTCTCAGACTTTGACAAAGACGGAGCGCTGACCCTGGATGAGTTCTGCGCTGCTTTTCACCTGGTGGTGGCCCGAAAGAATGGCTACGACCTCCCCGAGAAGCTGCCTGAGAGCCTCATGCCAAAGCTGATAGACCTGGATGATTCAGCAG AAGTCCCTGAGCCGGCGGCTGATGTTGGATTCTCCTCGTCGCCGGTGGAGGTCACGACCAACAAGTCGCCCTCCATGCCTTCACTGAACCAGGCCTGGCCTGAAATGAACCAGAGCAacgag GACACAGCCATTGTCCATCCAGTTCCCATCCGAATGACGCCCAGTAAGATCCACATGCAGGAGATGGAGCTGAAGAGGACGGGCAGCG AGCACAATCACCCCACCAGTCCTCTGCTGGCAAAACCTCCAGAACTGCCCGAAGAAACCGCCATCAAGTTTGTTGCCGCAAACACAGTGG GTGAAGGCTACAGCAGTTCAGATTCCTTCACATCAGACCAGGAGCCAATCACTCGTCAAAG GTCTCAGTCAGGTACATCTCCTGAGGCTCTGAAGGTTGTGGCCCCACCCCCTCCTCCACCTCGTCCACACCCCTCGCACTCTCGTTCCTCGTCTTTAGACATGAATCGCACCTTTGCCGCCACATCAGCCTCTGGACAACCACAAGCGTCCGCTATTGCCTATCCCCCTGCTGTGCCTCCTCGACCACTACCCACACAG ACATCCGTACCGCTCAGCGGACATCGAGTGGAGGCGGAGGGCGTAGCAGGAAGTGGGGCAGGGCTTACCACCACCTCCCCACAGCAGATCCCTCAGCAGCCCAACTTTGCAGACTTCAGTCAGTTTAAGGCCTTTGCAGCGTCGGAGCAGCCGGTCAGTCTGCAGGAGGGGGACAAACACAGCGAGGGGGGACAG CTTGTGGTGGTTGATTTGTGTGCGCAGGGTGAGAAGTCATTAGAGGTCGCTGCTCCTCTAAGATCAGTGAAGAGTGATGGCCCAGCAGATGAGCGACCTGCAGCCTCAGTCAGCTCC TGCAAAGTCTCATCTGGCCCTCTGGCTCCACCGCCTAAACCTATTCGTCGGAGGTTGAAGTCTGAAGACGAGCTCCGCCCTGAGGACGAGCAGCACGGCCCGCAGAAGTCAAATGTCACCGCCGCCGTTCTCGCTGCTCAGCCCTCAATCCCCAG GTCAGTCGGAAAAGACAAGAAAGCGATTCAAGCTTCGATTAGAAGGAATAAGGAGACGAATACAGTCTTGGCGCGACTTAACAGTGAATTACAGCAACAGCTGAAG GACCTGCTGGAGGAGAGGATATCTCTGGAGGTGCAGCTGGAGCAGCTCAGACCTTTTTCCCACCTTTAA
- the reps1 gene encoding ralBP1-associated Eps domain-containing protein 1 isoform X4: MESLTLSDVEQKYYSDLFVYCDTDNTKKVASNGRVLDLFRAAQLPSEVVLQITELCGATRLGHFGRSQFYIALRLIAVAQAGLPLRVESLNSVKDLPLPRFVVGKNEAEAKHAALYQDTDSQGLYPAPGAALIPRPPGRGHQNKKGPPSSASLPVHEVVQPQAPSIEPQPEPTSPVVSPHQSPPTSPASWRKHKRQHSGGNAERQPVAASAGAVWTHFREPQSVPVTGDGMWSSHSPPPPSQESWVSFTADTPPSSTLPAMHPSSVQESTTIRTLASAATTNEIQRQSSAYDDPWKITDEQRQYYINQFKTIQPDLTGFIPGSAAKEFFTKSKLPILELSHIWELSDFDKDGALTLDEFCAAFHLVVARKNGYDLPEKLPESLMPKLIDLDDSAEVPEPAADVGFSSSPVEVTTNKSPSMPSLNQAWPEMNQSNEDTAIVHPVPIRMTPSKIHMQEMELKRTGSEHNHPTSPLLAKPPELPEETAIKFVAANTVGEGYSSSDSFTSDQEPITRQRSQSGTSPEALKVVAPPPPPPRPHPSHSRSSSLDMNRTFAATSASGQPQASAIAYPPAVPPRPLPTQTSVPLSGHRVEAEGVAGSGAGLTTTSPQQIPQQPNFADFSQFKAFAASEQPVSLQEGDKHSEGGQGEKSLEVAAPLRSVKSDGPADERPAASVSSCKVSSGPLAPPPKPIRRRLKSEDELRPEDEQHGPQKSNVTAAVLAAQPSIPRSVGKDKKAIQASIRRNKETNTVLARLNSELQQQLKDLLEERISLEVQLEQLRPFSHL; the protein is encoded by the exons ATGGAAAGCCTGACGCTGAGCGATGTCGAGCAGAAGTACTACTCGGATTTGTTCGTCTACTGTGATACGGACAACACCAAGAAAGTGGCGTCTAACGGGAGGGTCCTGGACCTGTTCCGGGCCGCCCAGCTTCCTAGTGAAGTGGTTCTGCAG ATCACAGAGTTATGTGGAGCCACCCGGTTGGGTCACTTTGGGCGGAGCCAATTCTACATCGCTTTGAGGCTGATCGCCGTCGCCCAGGCAGGGCTGCCTCTGAGGGTGGAAAGCCTCAACTCAG TCAAAGACCTGCCACTGCCCAGATTTGTGGTAGGAAAGAACGAGGCAGAAGCCAAGCATGCCGCCCTGTACCAGGACACGGACAGCCAGGGCTTGTACCCAGCTCCTGGTGCAGCGTTAATACCCAGACCACCAGGCAGGGGTCACCAAAACAAGAAAGGTCCCCCATCGTCTGCGTCGCTGCCTGTTCACGAGGTCGTCCAGCCTCAAGCTCCCAGCATTGAACCACAG CCTGAACCTACATCGCCAGTGGTCTCCCCACATCAGTCCCCCCCGACCTCACCTGCCTCATGGAGGAAACACAAGCGGCAGCACAGCGGAGGGAATGCAGAACGACAACCAGTCGCGGCCTCAGCTGGAGCTGTGTGGACGCACTTCAGAGAACCCCAATCAG TACCTGTGACTGGTGATGGCATGTGGTCATCACActcccctcctcctcccagtcAGGAGAGTTGGGTCAGCTTTACGGCAGACACGCCGCCTTCCAGTACGCTCCCTGCAATGCACCCGTCCTCAGTCCAG GAAAGCACAACAATACGAACTCTGGCCTCTGCTGCAACAACCAATGAGATCCAGCGACAGTCGAGTGCGTACGACGACCCGTGGAAGATCACAGACGAGCAGAGGCAGTATTACATCAACCAGTTTAAAACCATTCAGCCGGACCTCACTGGTTTCATTCCtg GCTCTGCGGCGAAAGAGTTCTTTACCAAATCAAAGCTTCCCATTTTAGAATTGTCACATATTTG GGAGCTCTCAGACTTTGACAAAGACGGAGCGCTGACCCTGGATGAGTTCTGCGCTGCTTTTCACCTGGTGGTGGCCCGAAAGAATGGCTACGACCTCCCCGAGAAGCTGCCTGAGAGCCTCATGCCAAAGCTGATAGACCTGGATGATTCAGCAG AAGTCCCTGAGCCGGCGGCTGATGTTGGATTCTCCTCGTCGCCGGTGGAGGTCACGACCAACAAGTCGCCCTCCATGCCTTCACTGAACCAGGCCTGGCCTGAAATGAACCAGAGCAacgag GACACAGCCATTGTCCATCCAGTTCCCATCCGAATGACGCCCAGTAAGATCCACATGCAGGAGATGGAGCTGAAGAGGACGGGCAGCG AGCACAATCACCCCACCAGTCCTCTGCTGGCAAAACCTCCAGAACTGCCCGAAGAAACCGCCATCAAGTTTGTTGCCGCAAACACAGTGG GTGAAGGCTACAGCAGTTCAGATTCCTTCACATCAGACCAGGAGCCAATCACTCGTCAAAG GTCTCAGTCAGGTACATCTCCTGAGGCTCTGAAGGTTGTGGCCCCACCCCCTCCTCCACCTCGTCCACACCCCTCGCACTCTCGTTCCTCGTCTTTAGACATGAATCGCACCTTTGCCGCCACATCAGCCTCTGGACAACCACAAGCGTCCGCTATTGCCTATCCCCCTGCTGTGCCTCCTCGACCACTACCCACACAG ACATCCGTACCGCTCAGCGGACATCGAGTGGAGGCGGAGGGCGTAGCAGGAAGTGGGGCAGGGCTTACCACCACCTCCCCACAGCAGATCCCTCAGCAGCCCAACTTTGCAGACTTCAGTCAGTTTAAGGCCTTTGCAGCGTCGGAGCAGCCGGTCAGTCTGCAGGAGGGGGACAAACACAGCGAGGGGGGACAG GGTGAGAAGTCATTAGAGGTCGCTGCTCCTCTAAGATCAGTGAAGAGTGATGGCCCAGCAGATGAGCGACCTGCAGCCTCAGTCAGCTCC TGCAAAGTCTCATCTGGCCCTCTGGCTCCACCGCCTAAACCTATTCGTCGGAGGTTGAAGTCTGAAGACGAGCTCCGCCCTGAGGACGAGCAGCACGGCCCGCAGAAGTCAAATGTCACCGCCGCCGTTCTCGCTGCTCAGCCCTCAATCCCCAG GTCAGTCGGAAAAGACAAGAAAGCGATTCAAGCTTCGATTAGAAGGAATAAGGAGACGAATACAGTCTTGGCGCGACTTAACAGTGAATTACAGCAACAGCTGAAG GACCTGCTGGAGGAGAGGATATCTCTGGAGGTGCAGCTGGAGCAGCTCAGACCTTTTTCCCACCTTTAA